The Allocoprobacillus halotolerans nucleotide sequence TAAAACAAATATTCAGGTACAAAATATAAAAAAGCAGTAGCAATCACTTAAAAGATTACTACTGTTTTTCAATGAAAGTCTCACTATATTTTAATGTTGGATACCAAAGTCAGGTTTTACAATAAAAAAAGAATAAGGGAAAGCCTTATTCTAAATAATTATCAGAAATATCTTGGATTTCTGTTTTTAATAAATCATCATAAACATCAAAATGATATTGTTTTAAATAAGCTCCTTCAACTTTTTCTTGGACTTCACCATCACTGGTAAGTGAAGAGATGATACCATCAGTATTTTTATGAGCTGTATCATAAAGATAAATAACTGCATAATTATCATCACTGAGTTTAATAGCTTTGTCATAAATACCATCTTTTTCAACTTGACTGAGATCTGATAACTTGTCTTTTAAATTATCATCTAAAGTAGAATTTGTTGTAACAACACCGGCATCTTCTGCGTCACTTCCATAGTCTTTCATCAATTGATCAAAAGTCTCTTCATCAGTTGCTTTTTCAATAATATCCAAAGCTTCAGATTCTTTTTCTACAACAATTTTTTTGAAACTACAAACATGATATTCTTTAATCAAATCATTTAAATGTTCTTCAATATATTTTTCACGTAATAACTCTTGTTTAACTTCAGGAATTAAAGCTTCATTTAAGTAATCTTCTTTTGATTCATAACCAAGATTTTTGGCATACTGATCTAAATTCCCGTCAGCATACTGAGCATATTCTTCTTCTCTTTCTTTAACCAGTTGATCAATTTTATCTTGATCAGTAATTTCTTTATCAGCAATTTCATCAAGTAAAGTAGAGACGATTGTTTGCGCACCATAGTATTGAAGTAAATATTCAAAATAATCTTGTTTCGTAATATTTAATTCACTTCCAGTGACTAAAGCATCTTGACTATCAGAAACTTTAACACTGTATTTTGTAGAAGAACAACCATATAATAAGCTACTACATAAAAGGAACATCACAATTTTTTTCATTATGCGTTCTCCTTTCTTAAATCATCACGAATCTTTAAATTTTCATCAACGATATCTTGAATGGTTTGTTTGATTGTATCGTCATGATATTCAATTTCATAAGTTTGAAAAGCCAAGTAAACCATGTAATCATCATAAGTTAATAGTGGGGAATCTACATCGACTGTTTTCAGTTCTTTTTTTATCGTTTCCTGACTTGTACTTGTGCATTTCAAGAAATAGTTTCCATCACTTCCTTGAACCATTTCACTTACTTCACCCTCTTTGAGTGTTAAAGCCATTGTTTGCACTTCTTTACCATAAGTGCTAGATAAATCTGTAGAAGTATCAACAATGCCTAAATTTCCTTTAGCACTTTTGGTATTGTCATCATCAGAATAATCATATGCAATTTCATCAAAACTTTTATTTGTTTTTAATAATGACTGTACCTCTTTAAGTTTCTCACTTTCTTGATCAGTTGGATTTTCTGAATCACTTATTGAAACTTTAATTAAAGAAATAGTACGTGGAGTAGCCTGTTGGTAATAATCCTCAAAGACTTCATCAAAATGATCATTAACATATTTCTTTAAAAATTCAGCATATTGTAAGGATTGAATTAAAGAATCTCTATACTCAGCCATATTTTTAACACCAGCTGATTCTAAAGCACTTTGTAATTCTTCTTCGGCACTATCTCCATATTGATTTTGAAAATTTGTTTCAATATTTTCAACTAATTCATCAGCATTTTCTTCCATATCATCAGTTGCTGGAAAGTTTTGACGAATTAACTGGTCTAAGACATAAGAAAATAAAGCTTGTTTTCCCTGTGTAGATGAAGCTAAATCTTGATATAAATCATCTGCTAAAAGATTTGATTCATCAATTGAAGCAACAACATCTTTACCATCTTCTTGAACTGTTTTTGAACTACAGCCACTTAATAACAGAAGGCTTGCAAGAGCCAAACTCATAAGCTTTTTTTGTTTCATAAGAACCTCCTTGATATAAACAATATTATTATACACAATCTTTAGATTTTTTCAACTTTTGTAGGCAAGAACACAAAATTTACGATGATTTTACCATAATATATAGTGTGCATAGGAGGAATGATGATGAAAGAGCATTTGAATGATTTCTCCATGGAAATCATTTTAGTTTTATTTATTTTATTGATTATTTTATTTTTTATGAATGTGAAGGGGGAATGGATATGTTAGCACATCAAGGATCATTTACACTTATTTTAGTCTTGTTTATTCTTTTGGTTATTATTTGTGGGATTTGTTAAGACTGAAAGACAGCAAACTTTTGCTGTCTTTTTTAGGAAAGTTTTTGAGGAAAAAAGGATATAATAAATTTAATTATCGTATTGCTTGACTGAATGAGTAAATTACGTAAAATATATCTTCGAAAGGGGCGATTTTATGTCGACTTTAAAAATAGAAAATTTACACGTTGAAGTAGGAGAAAAAGAAATTTTAAAAGGATTGAATTTAGAAATTCATACAGGTGAAATTCATGCGATTATGGGTCCTAATGGTAATGGAAAGTCTACATTGCTTTCGACTATTATGGGACACCCTAAATATAAGGTTACTCAAGGAAGTATTACATTTGATGGACAAGATGTACTAGCCATGAGCGTTGATGAACGTGCCAGAGCTGGTTTGTTTTTAGGAATGCAGTATCCTCAAGAAATTCCAGGGATTACAAATTCTGATTTTTTAAGAGCAGCTATCAATGCCAAAAGAGAAGAACCTATCTCATTATTTAAGTTTATTAGAATGCTTGATCAAAATATTGAAGAGTTAGGAATGGATGAAAATTTAGCTCATCGTTATTTAAATGAAGGTTTCTCTGGTGGTGAAAAGAAACGTAATGAAATCTTACAGATGAAACTTTTACAACCACGTTTTGCTTTGTTGGACGAAATTGATTCTGGCTTGGATGTTGATGCTTTAAGAGTGGTAGCCAATGCAATTAACTCTATGCGTAGTGATGATTTTGGTTGTATTATGGTTTCACATTATGAAAGAATGTTTGAACTTGTTCAACCAACACATGTTCATGTTTTGGTGCAAGGACAGATTGTCATGAGTGGTGGATATGAATTGGTTGAAAAGATTGATCAAGAAGGTTATGAATGGGTCAAAGAATTAGGTTATGAGATTGAACAAAATGAAAGACAACCGATTATTTTAGAGGCTTGTGGAAAAAAGGACAATAAGATGATTTCTGAACAATTATTAGCGAAGATAAAACCCATGATTGATCTTCAACAAACACAGTCTTATTATTTGATTCTTTCATCAAAAACATCAAGTATGCATTTACCTCAAGATGTCTTTTATGATGATGGTATTTTAACTTTTCAAAATAAACAGCCATTAACATTTTATATCATCTATGATGGTCAAGATGATTTACATATAGAAATGCATTTTCAAGCTTATTGTCAGGTTGATTTAATTGAAGTAAAACTGCTTGATACAGATTGCAAACTTCATAAAGTGATGCATCTTAACGAAGGAGCAACTCTTCATGTTTTTAGTGAAAATCTTTCTCAATCTGCCAAAAGTCAGGAAGATGTTTATTTGCAGTCTTATGCAAATTTACAATATGGTTATTCAGAATTATCTGATGATGCTTTTGAAGGTATATATCATTTTTATTTAGAAGGTGAACAAGCATCAGCTAAAGTCAGAACAGCGATTCTTTCTAAAAATCAGGAAAAGAAACATTATGAGATTTTAATTCAACACAATCGACCTATGACTTATGGACAAATGGATAATTATGGTGTCGTCAAAGACCAAGGACGACTTGTGATTGATGGTATTGGGACAATTACAAAAGGTCAACACGGTTCGGCTGCTCATCAGACTAATAAAATTATGATGTTTGATGAATCTTGTCAGGCTTGTGCCAATCCATATTTATATATTGATGATTATGATGTACAGGCATCACATGCAGCAGCAGTAGGAAAAATGGATGAGGAACATCTATATTACTTACAAAGCCGTGGTTTAAGTAAAAAACAAGCGATGCATTTAATTACTTATGGTTATTTAATGCCAGTTGTTGAAGTGATTGATAATGAAATGATTAAAAAACATTTTGAACAGTCCTTATCAAAGGTAGGTGCTTAAAATGTTAGATGTGAATCAGATTCGTAAAGATTTTCCTATGTTAAATGGAAAAACTATGCAAGGACATCCACTCATCTATTTAGATAACGGTGCAACCACTTTAAAACCACAGGTTGTGATTGATAGCGTTTGTGATTATCTTTCTCATTATTCAGGCAATGCTCATCGAGGAGATTATGATTTATCTCATGAAGTCGATGTTCATTATGAAAACAGTCGTGAGATTGTACGCCAGTTTATCAATGCCAGATGTAAAGAAGAAATTGTTTTTACTTCTGGTTCAACTGATTCATTAAATATGATTGCTTATGGATATGGGTTAACACATTTAGAAGCCAATGACGAGATTTTAATCACAGTTGCTGAACATGCTTCTAATACTTTGCCTTGGTTTGATGTGGCGCGTATCACAGGAGCTGTTGTTAATTATATTGAATTAGATGAAACAGGACGTTTAACTTTAGAAAATGTGAAAAAAGCGGTAACGGATCAAACAAAAATTATCGCAGTAGCTGAAGTGACAAATGTTTTAGGATATCAGGCACCAATGACAGAAATTTGTCAGTTTGCTCATGAACGTGGCATCGTTGTCGTCGTCGATGGAGCACAAAGTGTACCGCACCAAGTTACAGATGTTCAAAAATCTGATATCGATTTTTTAGCTTTTTCAGGACACAAAATGTGTGGCCCAACAGGGATTGGTGTTATGTATGGAAAATATGAACTTTTAAAAGAAATGCAACCAACACGTTTAGGTGGTGGTTCTAATTCACGTTATAACAGTTGCGGTGTCGTTACTTTAAAAAATCCACCTTATCGTTTTGAGGCTGGAACACCTCATATTGAAGGAGCAATTGGTTTGGCAGCTGCTATGCAATATTTAATGCATATCGGTATGGAAAACATTCACCAATATGAACAGGAATTAAGACAATATTGCATTGATCAAATGTTGAAACTTGATAATATAGAAATATATAATCCAGATTCAAAAGGTGCTATCGCATTTAATATTAAAGGTGTTTTTTCACAAGATGGAGCAAGTTTATTTAATAGTTATGGCATTGCGATTAGAGCAGGACAACATTGTGCTAAAATTTTAGATGAATTTTTAAAAGTAACAAATACATTACGTGCTTCGTTTTATTTTTATAATACGAAAGAAGAAATTGATGCTTTTATTGAAGTATGCAAAAAAGGAGATGACTTTTTAGATGCGTTCTTTAAATGATCCTCAACTATTGAGAGAAATTATTATGGATCATTATGAACATCCACGTAATCGTGGTTTGGTTGATGATGATTCTTACCATAAAATCAATATGAACTCTGAAACATGTATTGATAATTTAGATATTCAAGTTAAATTTGATGGTGATAAAATTGCTGATGTCCGTTATGATGGTGAGGCATGTGCCATTTGTACGTCATCAACATCTATTATGAGTGAGCTTGTGAAAGGAAAAACAAAACAAGAAGCTCAAGAAATCATTGATAACTATATGAATATGATTTATGAAAAGGACTATGATCCTGATATTTTAGAAGAAGCGATTGCTTTTCAAAATACGCATAAACAAGCCAATCGTATTAAATGTGCAACACTTGGCTGGAGTGGACTTGTCGCATTGATGAAAGAAAGTGAGGAATAGCTATGGCAACAGTAGATATTGATATTCCTACAATCAATAACGAATATGATTTTAAAGATGAAGATGTTTCTGTTTTTAAAACACCTAAAGGTTTAAATGAAGATATTGTCAGAGAAATTTCGGCAATAAAAAAGAACCAGAATGGATGTTGGAATATCGTTTAAAATCTTTAAAATGTTTTTTAGAAAAACCTATGCCAACATGGGGTGTAGATTTAAGTCAAATGAATTTTGATGAATATACATATTATAATCGTCCTAGTGATCATTTATCTGATAAATGGGATGAAGTTCCTGAAACGATTAAAAATACTTTTAATAAATTAGGAATTCCAGAGGCTGAACAAAAGTTTTTAGCTGGTGCCTCAGCCCAATATGAATCAGAAGTTGTTTATCATAATATGTTAGAAGAAGTCAAAGAAAAAGGGGTTATTTTCTTAGATATTGATAGTGGTTTAAGAGAATACCCAGAAATCTTTAGAAAATATTTTGATACTGTTATTCCTTATAACGATAACAAGTTTTCAGCATTAAATGGAGCTGTATGGTCTGGAGGATCTTTTATCTATGTTCCTCCTGGAGTGAAACTTGATAAGCCTTTACAGTCTTATTTTAGAATTAATAGTGAAAGAATGGCTCAGTTTGAAAGAACTTTGATTATTGTTGATAAGGGTTCTGATATTCATTATGTTGAAGGATGTACCGCACCATCTTATTCTAAAGATTCTTTACATGCTGGGGTTGTAGAAATCGTTGTTTTAGAAGGTGCAAAATGTCGTTATACAACCATTCAAAACTGGTCTAAAAATATTTATAACCTTGTTACACAACGTGCCAAAGTGTTTAAAAATGGATCAATGGAATGGGTTGATGGAAATATTGGTTCAGCTGTCACAATGAAATATCCAACATGTGTTTTAGCTGGTGAAGGAGCGAAAGGGACATGTATTACAATTGCGGTTGCAGATAGTCATCAGATATTAGATTCTGGCGCAAAAATGATTCATTTAGCACCTCATACATCAAGTCAGATTATTTCTAAATCGATTTCTCGTCATGGTGGTAAAGTGAACTATCGTGGACTTGTTAGACACCAAAAAAATGCTATAAATGCAAAAAGTAAAGTAGAATGCGATACTTTGATTTTAGATGATCAATCAACCAGTGATACGGTTCCAACGAATATGATGATGAATAATGAATCCATCATCGAACATGAGGCAACAGTATCCAAAGTTTCAGAAGATCAATTATTCTATTTGATGAGTCGTGGTTTAACAAAACAACAGGCAACTGAAATGATTGTGATGGGCTTTATTGAGCCATTTTCAAGAGAATTACCAATGGAATATGCGGTCGAACTCAACCAGTTGATTAAACTAGATATGGGAGAAAATAGTATTGGATAAACACTATTTACGCTCTTTAATGAAAGAAAAACGTCTTGCTTTAACACCACAGACGTTTTCTTTATATAATCAAAAGATTCTGTCAAAAGTTTTATTGCATCCGCAAATTCAAAAAGCTCAGACGATTGGTTGTTATGTTTCTTTGCCTCAAGAAGTCGATACTTTCAAGATTATTCAAGCTTTACTGCCATCAAAACAAATTTGTGTACCTAAAGTTAGAGGAGAAGACATGGAATTTTATGTGATTCATTCTCTTGATGAACTCCAGCCTGGGTGTTTCCATGTTTTAGAACCAGTCACATCTCAGTTGATTCAACCCCATCAAATTGATTGTATGCTTGTTCCATTATTAGCCTATGATCATCAAAATTATCGTGTTGGTTATGGTAAAGGTTATTATGATCGTTATTTTCAACATCATTTTAATGGATATAAAATAGGATTAGCATTTTCTTTTCAATATGTTGACCGCATTGATTATGATCAATATGATCAGCCTTTAAATGAAGTTATTCATGAAATGTCATAGAAATATGACATTTTTTAATTTGTGAAACATATAATATTTTGGTGAAATATGATGAAAAAATGGATAATCATTGCCATATGTATCAGTGTGCTTTTGATGGTTGCTTTTGGAATTATTTATGTTCAAATGATTCCTTTATTAAAAGAATATGGAAAACTAGAAATAGAACGTTTTAATCAATTGGTTATTACACATAGTTATTTTACTGATCAAAAACAATATGATGATTTGGTCATTATTGAAAGAAATGAAAATAATGAGATTGAACTTATTGATTTTGATATGATTCAAGTCAATCAACTAGCCAGTGCCATTGTTTTAGATATTGAAAATACGTATGCCAAAATAGAAGAGGGGAGTTATCAAGCCAAAGATGAGAGTTCTTATCAAAGACGCTTAGAAGAAGTTAGCCAAACAGGTATTGTGGCTACACTTTCACTTAATACGCTTTTTCATCTTCCTTCATTTCTATTGCTGCCAAGTATTCCATTAGCTTATAAACATCTTTCCAGTGTAGGAAGTTCAGTTGTGAAAAAGGTTGAGAATTATGGGGTCAATCATGTCATGATTGAATTATCTATTGAAATTAAAATGAACATTGCGATGGTTTATCCATTTTTTGAACAATATCATACTCAAGTCATCTCTATTCCTATTTTATTAGAAATTTTTCAGGGACAAGTACCGCTATTTTATTCCTCATAGAAAGAAGAGTGTGCATGCAAGATTTTTTAAAAATGTATTATCATATAGATTGTTATTTAGAAACCACAGGTTATTTTTATGTCGGTCAACAGCTTTATTACTTATCACGTATTCAAGATCCACAAGAATTTTTTAATCGTTATCATTATTATCGTTATTTAATGCATCAATGTGGTATACGTGGATATGAAATTGTTAAAAATATTTATCAAGAGTTATTAACACAAGATTATGTTTTATTACTTTATCAAAAAGATAATTTCTCACGAGAACAATACATTCATCAAACCATGGTCATCTATCCTTTTCCCAAATTAAAAGTTCAACAAATTAAGGAACAATGGATTTGTAAAATTGATCAGGCAAGAGAAAAAGTTAAAGATTATGCTTATAGTTTTAAACATGATCAGGATATTTTATCATTAATTTATTATTATTGTGGATTAGCTGAAAATAGTATTAACATCTTAAATTATTTATTGCAAGTTGATAATCAAGCATCACTACC carries:
- a CDS encoding peptidylprolyl isomerase; translated protein: MKQKKLMSLALASLLLLSGCSSKTVQEDGKDVVASIDESNLLADDLYQDLASSTQGKQALFSYVLDQLIRQNFPATDDMEENADELVENIETNFQNQYGDSAEEELQSALESAGVKNMAEYRDSLIQSLQYAEFLKKYVNDHFDEVFEDYYQQATPRTISLIKVSISDSENPTDQESEKLKEVQSLLKTNKSFDEIAYDYSDDDNTKSAKGNLGIVDTSTDLSSTYGKEVQTMALTLKEGEVSEMVQGSDGNYFLKCTSTSQETIKKELKTVDVDSPLLTYDDYMVYLAFQTYEIEYHDDTIKQTIQDIVDENLKIRDDLRKENA
- a CDS encoding SufB/SufD family protein, with translation MHLNEGATLHVFSENLSQSAKSQEDVYLQSYANLQYGYSELSDDAFEGIYHFYLEGEQASAKVRTAILSKNQEKKHYEILIQHNRPMTYGQMDNYGVVKDQGRLVIDGIGTITKGQHGSAAHQTNKIMMFDESCQACANPYLYIDDYDVQASHAAAVGKMDEEHLYYLQSRGLSKKQAMHLITYGYLMPVVEVIDNEMIKKHFEQSLSKVGA
- a CDS encoding aminotransferase class V-fold PLP-dependent enzyme — encoded protein: MLDVNQIRKDFPMLNGKTMQGHPLIYLDNGATTLKPQVVIDSVCDYLSHYSGNAHRGDYDLSHEVDVHYENSREIVRQFINARCKEEIVFTSGSTDSLNMIAYGYGLTHLEANDEILITVAEHASNTLPWFDVARITGAVVNYIELDETGRLTLENVKKAVTDQTKIIAVAEVTNVLGYQAPMTEICQFAHERGIVVVVDGAQSVPHQVTDVQKSDIDFLAFSGHKMCGPTGIGVMYGKYELLKEMQPTRLGGGSNSRYNSCGVVTLKNPPYRFEAGTPHIEGAIGLAAAMQYLMHIGMENIHQYEQELRQYCIDQMLKLDNIEIYNPDSKGAIAFNIKGVFSQDGASLFNSYGIAIRAGQHCAKILDEFLKVTNTLRASFYFYNTKEEIDAFIEVCKKGDDFLDAFFK
- a CDS encoding YjcZ family sporulation protein — protein: MLAHQGSFTLILVLFILLVIICGIC
- a CDS encoding 5-formyltetrahydrofolate cyclo-ligase — translated: MDKHYLRSLMKEKRLALTPQTFSLYNQKILSKVLLHPQIQKAQTIGCYVSLPQEVDTFKIIQALLPSKQICVPKVRGEDMEFYVIHSLDELQPGCFHVLEPVTSQLIQPHQIDCMLVPLLAYDHQNYRVGYGKGYYDRYFQHHFNGYKIGLAFSFQYVDRIDYDQYDQPLNEVIHEMS
- the sufU gene encoding Fe-S cluster assembly sulfur transfer protein SufU, with protein sequence MRSLNDPQLLREIIMDHYEHPRNRGLVDDDSYHKINMNSETCIDNLDIQVKFDGDKIADVRYDGEACAICTSSTSIMSELVKGKTKQEAQEIIDNYMNMIYEKDYDPDILEEAIAFQNTHKQANRIKCATLGWSGLVALMKESEE
- a CDS encoding sporulation protein YunB encodes the protein MKKWIIIAICISVLLMVAFGIIYVQMIPLLKEYGKLEIERFNQLVITHSYFTDQKQYDDLVIIERNENNEIELIDFDMIQVNQLASAIVLDIENTYAKIEEGSYQAKDESSYQRRLEEVSQTGIVATLSLNTLFHLPSFLLLPSIPLAYKHLSSVGSSVVKKVENYGVNHVMIELSIEIKMNIAMVYPFFEQYHTQVISIPILLEIFQGQVPLFYSS